Proteins encoded within one genomic window of Hermetia illucens chromosome 2, iHerIll2.2.curated.20191125, whole genome shotgun sequence:
- the LOC119648513 gene encoding otoferlin-like, producing the protein MTQDRLLDRIVNLLQPDFESSDIENVRHYITVYKGMFLKKADYIVQVSFAGFLGKTKVAKSCTHPEWNEQFSLSWLFPSLCRTFLIQVLANELLQWKCICNFEVHFDDITFPGSFPSFGPSFLHLYDPINTNNYIGRIMISIKTEKLQKHLSPVRCIISRRVPTLSESSFWAVENFVIVGLIWTGDFIQVASSNIKFKLRCGEYCSNLVEAFLHSYKNSSNYKYFKQESPHGIIRLSGFFPDYRLKFEADQILKDLTEIMRRQLYNYKLFEIKYDKNEAVHAKCLRAIISSFQEKVVQERGHIEYSGFKQLTDWDKERIRYITDYLSSLTASREDFKYLLKPQL; encoded by the exons ATGACGCAGGATCGTCTGCTTGATCGTATTGT AAATCTTCTCCAACCAGACTTTGAAAGCTCCGATATCGAGAACGTACGTCATTATATAACTGTTTACAAAGGAATGTTCCTCAAAAAAGCTGATTATATTGTACAAGTATCTTTCGCTGGATTCCTC GGCAAAACGAAAGTCGCGAAAAGTTGCACTCATCCCGAATGGAATGAGCAATTTTCCCTTAGCTGGTTATTTCCATCCTTGTGCCGTACATTTCTTATACAGGTGCTAGCTAACGAGTTACTACAGTGGAAATGCATTTGCAACTTTGAAGTACATTTTGATGATATTACGTTCCCAG GTAGTTTTCCTTCATTTGGGCCCAGTTTCCTGCATCTGTACGACCCCATCAATACCAACAATTATATTGGACGAATAATGATATCAATAAAAACCGAAAAACTTCAAAAACATTTGAGCCCTGTTCGCTGCATAATTTCGAGGAGGGTTCCTACTTTATCAGAATCTTCTTTTTGGGCGGTTGAAAATTTTGTCATTGTGGGTTTGATTTGGACCGGCGACTTCATTCAAGTTGCATCGAGCAATATTAAATTCAAACTTAGATGCGGAG aGTATTGTTCGAACTTAGTGGAAGCGTTTTTACATAGTTACAAGAATTCGTCGAATTACAAATATTTCAAACAGGAATCCCCGCATGGGATAATTCGACTGAgtggattttttccagattataGACTGAAATTTGAAGCAGATCAAATTTTGAAAGATTTAACTGAAATTATG AGAAGACAACtttataattataaattatttgaaatcaaaTATGACAAAAACGAGGCAGTCCATGCAAAGTGTCTGAGGGCGATTATTTCATCGTTCCAGGAGAAGGTTGTGCAGGAACGAGGACACATTGAGTATTCCGGCTTTAAACAACTAACAGACTGGGATAAAGAGAGGATAAGGTACATCACGGATTATTTG TCGTCTCTTacggcaagcagggaagactttaagtATTTGCTTAAGCCCCAACTATAG